One genomic region from Pseudochaenichthys georgianus chromosome 15, fPseGeo1.2, whole genome shotgun sequence encodes:
- the cyp17a1 gene encoding steroid 17-alpha-hydroxylase/17,20 lyase, producing MAWFLYLGVFLVVGLVLLALKLKLRMSAHGPQEPPHLPALPLIGSLLSLRSPHPPHVLFKELQQKYGQTYSLMLGSHCVIVVNQHTHAKEVLLKKGKIFAGRPRTLTTDILTRDGRDIAFGDYSAAWRFHRKIVHGALCMFGEGSASIEKTIHAQAGSLCSVLSEAAAAGLALDLSPELTRAVTNVVCSLCFSSSYSRGDEEFEDMLRYSQGIVDTVAKDSLVDIFPWLQIFPNADLRLLKQCVSIRDKLLQKKYDEHKADYSDQVQRDLLDALLRAKRSANNNNNTAEISAESVGLSEDHLLMTVGDIFGAGVETTTTVLKWAIAYILHHPQVQRRIQEELDRKVGGDRPPQLSDRGSLPYLEATIREVLRIRPVAPLLIPHVALSDTSIGPFTVRKGTRVIINLWSLHHDEKEWKDPELFDPARFLNSEGTGVRVPSSSYLPFGVGVRVCLGEALAKMELFLFLSWILQRFSLSVPRGHSLPSLQGKFGVVLQPARYKVTATPRAGWESGHVSI from the exons ATGGCTTGGTTCCTGTATCTGGGTGTCTTTTTGGTGGTGGGCCTGGTTTTGTTAGCTCTAAAGTTGAAGCTCAGAATGTCCGCACATGGCCCCCAGGAGCCCCCTCATCTCCCAGCACTGCCTCTGATCGGTAGTCTGCTCAGTCTGCGGAGCCCGCACCCCCCTCATGTGCTTTTTAAAGAGCTGCAGCAGAAATACGGACAGACGTACTCTCTGATGCTGGGCTCCCACTGTGTCATCGTAGTCAACCAGCACACGCACGCCAAAGAAGTCCTGCTGAAGAAGGGGAAGATATTCGCCGGAAGACCAAGAACT TTGACCACAGACATTCTGACCAGAGATGGCAGAGACATTGCATTTGGAGACTACAGCGCTGCCTGGAGGTTCCACAGGAAGATCGTGCATGGAGCTCTGTGCATGTTTGGGGAGGGCTCTGCCTCCATCGAGAAGACCA TCCATGCCCAGGCCGGGTCTCTGTGCTCCGTCCTGTCggaggcagcagctgctgggCTGGCTCTGGATCTGTCCCCTGAGCTGACCCGGGCCGTCACCAATGTGGTCTGCTCGCTGTGCTTCAGCTCCTCCTACAGCCGAGGAGACGAGGAGTTCGAGGACATGCTGCGCTACAGTCAGGGCATCGTGGACACGGTGGCCAAGGACAGCCTGGTGGACATCTTCCCCTGGTTACAG ATTTTTCCAAATGCAGACCTGCGTCTTCTGAAGCAGTGTGTCTCCATCAGagacaaacttctacagaagaaaTATGATGAACACAAG GCAGACTACAGTGACCAGGTGCAGCGGGACCTGCTGGACGCGCTCCTGAGGGCCAAACGCagcgccaacaacaacaacaacacagcagAGATCAGCGCAGAGTCTGTGGGCCTCAGTGAGGACCACCTCCTCATGACTGTGGGGGACATCTTTGGAGCCGGTGTGGAGACAACCACCACAGTGCTGAAATGGGCCATCGCCTACATCCTCCATCACCCTCAG GTGCAGAGGCGTATCCAAGAGGAGCTGGACAGAAAGGTGGGGGGGGACCGGCCCCCCCAGCTCAGTGACAGGGGGAGTCTGCCCTACCTGGAGGCCACCATCAGGGAGGTGTTACGGATCCGGCCTGTAGCCCCTCTGCTGATCCCACATGTGGCCCTCAGTGACACCAG CATTGGGCCCTTCACAGTGAGGAAGGGGACCAGAGTCATCATCAACCTGTGGTCCCTGCACCACGATGAGAAGGAGTGGAAAGACCCTGAGCTCTTTGACCCTG CTCGCTTCCTGAACAGTGAAGGCACCGGAGTGAGGGTCCCGTCCAGCAGCTACCTGCCATTTGGAGTGGGGGTCAGGGTGTGTCTGGGCGAGGCCTTGGCTAAGATggagctcttcctcttcctgtcgTGGATCCTGCAGCGCTTCTCCCTCTCCGTCCCCAGAGGGCATTCTCTGCCCAGTCTCCAGGGGAAGTTTGGCGTGGTCCTCCAGCCGGCGCGGTACAAGGTGACCGCCACCCCCAGAGCGGGCTGGGAGAGCGGACACGTGTCCATTTAG
- the borcs7 gene encoding BLOC-1-related complex subunit 7 has translation MASTETQPRFGQSVKGLLSDKVGSCSGDVIALTRQVLKGSRSQELLGQAARNMVIQEDAILHSEDSLRKMSIITTHLQYQQEAIQKNVEHSKNLQDQLRHLLK, from the exons ATGGCGTCAACAGAGACCCAGCCACGGTTTGGCCAGTCTGTCAAAGGCTTACTCTCCGACAAGGTGGGCTCCTGTAGCGGGGATGTGATCGCCCTGACCCGCCAAGTGCTGAAGGGATCTCGCAGTCAGGAG CTTCTGGGACAAGCAGCAAGGAATATGGTGATCCAGGAGGACGCTATCCTTCACTCTGAGGAT AGTCTGAGAAAAATGTCCATAATCACGACACATCTACAATACCA GCAGGAGGCCATCCAGAAGAA tgTGGAGCACTCAAAAAACCTGCAGGACCAGCTGAGACACCTTCTGAAGTGA